The stretch of DNA AAGAGAATTTTTTTGGGCTAGAAAATATCCATGTTTTAGGTATTTTCTAAAGGGTAtccctcttttatttttataaataatatctctgatttaaaactatctttttgtcaaaattttcactgattttattatttttaactgtTACGATATTTTTATATAACTCATTTATGGTGTTTTTTTATGCatcaaaaacactataatattgttttttaattataatattttttaatttacagaattttattttttaaaaaaaatcatcacgtTAAATGGCATCAATTTAAACAACAGTGATGAGTATTTAGTATCAACATTAATTGGCCATTCATACTCTTGTCGACATGGCCAAGAGTACGATCACACTGTTATGGTTTCTATTTATTGGGACCCAACAACTTATGAAAGGTTATGTTTGTAAATCCAAATGCAATGCTGAGTAATCCCATCACAACATCTCTTGTCAAGTTTAAGGGAATTCTTCTTTTCGCGATTCGGATGATTAAGacttaataatgaaaataataatttttattattattataaattaaataataataattttaatggagttctgttatatatatatatatatatatatatatatatatactaaaggTATTGCACTACCCCCTCAAACCTCTTAATGCAGTCAACAGTTGTACTGCGTTATGGTAATGCTCGGTCACTTTGACAAACTCGAGTGTAAATAATCAATTTCATTGACCTCTACTTAGGTTTCGTTTGAGCTTCACATCGCAATGTCAAACACAAGTATGGCTTTTGTCATATATTATATTctcattttatatatttaataataatatttatttgtttGATTTTGTCCTTTACTTTACGAGGTTTTCTCGAGTGGATATGAATTTTGGAACAATCCATCTCCTAATAAATCTAGTCATATATTtgtatgatcaagttcctcccgagACTCATTGTTACTTGCACTCGAAAGTTTCACCTTTGTAATATCGTGATACTTCCTTatgtttataactttttttctaatataaaatttgatGCATATGCATGAAAGATCCATCACTACAATATCATGTATCATCCTTTAATGTTCATAGTCTTCGATCTAACATGTTTACGATCAAGTTGTTCTCGAGTATTCCATCTTGGACCCGAGATCACCATAATATCTTATTTCTATTTATCAACTACTTTTATAAAAGGTGTTCAAACCATTAATCGATTTAATTagtttataatattaaatattttaaaaaatttattaaaaaaattaaattaaattgaatCTTAATCCAATCAGATGATACgataatatttatgaaattaagcccacgttatttataaaattaaatattttgatcgatTTAATTAATACATTTAAATCGATTAAAGCTTAGGGTATTGTACTCAATCAAATTGatatcttttaaattaaaatcgatttGATTTTATTCAAACCGATTAGTAAAACgaaagaaaagtacttttgaatCAAAACCACTTGTAGCCATCGAGGTTGAACCATTAATGAACCGATTTGATTCTAGTTCGTTTCGATTCGATTTTTTTATTCAATTTAAACTGATTTTTCGATTCAATTTGAACACTCTTAACTTCCGTAAATCCTATGACTCAAagaagtattttatttttttatctttcgctaattaaaatttaataaaaattaaattaggaaaatatgaaaaaaagtaaatgtaaaaatattttttaaataaataataaatcaataaatttatattaagTGACGTATATAACCAATCGGACTCTTAACGGAAACACGGAATTAAATTTACAGtttcttttctttatcttttcctttctcaaatcctaACACAGTAAATTTCGAATTTTCCTTTCCCAAATCGTAACACAAGTTCTTGCTCAGGTTCAAAGATCATGGCCTCAGCGAACCACAACTCCATTTGACTGGCTAATGAACTCGGTTTGACTGCGTCGCTGTAGACAGCCGACATGGACAGCATCCACGTCGGCCGTCCTTTGCACCCGCAGGTATATCCTGATGAGACGACGCGGTGATCTCAGCGGTGGTCCGTGGGTTTCGCCCGAGAGAGAAATCACCTGGAAAGAGAAGGCTGGCAGAGAGCACAGGCCGAGGATACGGCTCCGGCGATCACTTCGCCGCAAATGAGCGACGAATCAAAGCAACGTGGAAAGCATGCTGATGCTGGTACGCTCGAGAATCGAAGTGGCTCTCGTCGTATCAGTCAAACAGCGGAAAAAAACTGGTCTTCGCTGTTGAATGATCCGCTGGAGGATGTCATCTACCACAACCCCAGAGAGACGCAAGCAACACAGCGCGAATGTGACAACACGACGCACGTCCACATGCAGCTGATGTCATATTTGCGCCGCAGCTGTTTGAGGAAACGACCGAAAGAGCTCTCGCGCCAAAAGCTTTTGCGGTGCACGTCTGTCGGCCACTGCTGCCGGTGTCGCTGCATGCGGCCGCAATGGCACGCATCAAGAACACGTTGCGGTGCAGAAAGATGCAACCATGGAACGGCAAGTCGATGCTTGCTGCAGATTAAAATGAATATAAAGGAGCGAAGCTTTGACCGTACTCTCTTCGGGTGTTCCAAATGCAGTGAATCTGCCATGGAAGAGCCAATCCCATCCACAAGGTTGGTCTTTCAACGTCACTACCATGGAGCGGCGGTGCTTGTGGCCCGTACTCCACGTAGAGAAGCAGAAGTAGAGGCTAAGAAAATGCAAATTGCCATCGAATGATGTTACTTTTCGATAAAGAACAATAATTTTTGTTGATCCGTCTTCAACCTCTGCTTCTTTTACGGTGAGAAATGCATCGTATGGACGACCGTATCTAAATGAAACACTATAATTCGACCAAGTAGGAAAATAAGAGACATGAGCAATGGAATCGGACCTATGAATGTTGCACGTCCAAATGAACTCCTGATAAATATGACGAGCCATCGTCGTCTACCTGAAAAATGGATTTAAAGTCAAAGCAAAGATGTACTGACCATAATTGATTTGACATGGAGAAGATAACTAGAACGTGCAAATGCTTTCGTTCAACTTTAGAGGCTACGAGATCACTGTTCTTTGTTTTGTGTTGATGCGTGTGTGAAAACTTGAACGAGAAATAAAGGAATAATCTCACATAGCCATCCGATGATTGATTAAGTTTGATCAATAATTTAACACGATTAAATTTCTGTGTCGAATTGATAACTAATCTCATAATTGATTGATTTCGGCTCAAAACTTATCATATGATTTAAAATATCTCAAATTATGTTAACccaagtaaataaaaaatatttaaaaaaaatcaaacgaTAAGTAAGATTCAAGTTTGGGTCCttcgaaataaatatatattaaatatgatttTATGAAAAATTACTATGATTTCAAACCCTTGATCTCTGATAAGTCAGACTAATGTTATCATTCTAACTTTTATAATACCGACTCGGTATGTGTATATTAATCTCATAAGCTAAAGCAACCCTAGTTTTGAAACTAAGCTACTTATAATTTTCTCGTTTTGAAACTAATGTTTTTATTTTAACTACACcacttataatttttaaaaaaaatataattatgatcgaCTTATGATGGGAAGATTGTCAATGATGTCTCTATCAACCTGATTTGATCCTAAGCTACATGTGCATAAATTCAAAGATAACTAAGAAGATGACTCGAATGCTCCCTTACCTACCTTATGATCGACACGTAAAAAGATTAGAATAAAATGGGATACTTGACGTAATATATTTGATGTTTAAACGTTAGGATCGAAATGAAAAGCGAAGTTATAGGTAAACAATAACTATCTCGATAACAGTAAGTTGATGAGACCTTTATAATAGGCTGAGCCTTAGGAAAATATTTGCAGCATAAGCTGCATATTGCAttgttgtttttcttttattaaaactaaaaaataattattgtttGACAAATGAAACCTTATAGAGTACAATTAATCAATTTAATATCTCATACAAATCCTCAACGAAAAATTAGTCTAAAGGGCTTTGCGGCGACACTGTCATCGTCGATGGCTTCGTTGTGGGCTCATATAAAGaccaaagaaaaataagaagCAACAAAATTGACCAAATCCCATTTCTTTAATGTTCCACAGATTCAGACCCGCTCAGCGGTTCACATTCTTTCTTCCCATCTGAAACACATGCTATTTTAATCCTTCCGATCCAATAAACTATACGGTGGACTGCGCTCACCGTAGAATTTGGCATATAAATACGTATGTCACAAGTCAACCAATCAGAGGACGGCAGAAGacgactttttttttttatgcttttagaTCATCAACCGTTGCAGTCTGCATCGTGATTTGCGAATTTGTTGATCTCGAATCACAATGACGGTATGTCCGTGCGTATTATTTTCTCGTTCATCTTTTCGTGGAGGGGAATCGTTCCTCCTTTGCATTCAAGTCGGCCAAACACGACTTGcatcatttttcttctttaatttatCCAATCAAAAAAGTCCACTCGCCACCATTTTTATCACGTTAGCATCACAATCCAAACCtcacatcaccaccaccaccaccaccatcaccttCCCCCGCCCCCATCCACCacacctctctttctttttctcactTGTCCATCTTGCTCTATAAATACGCTCGTCCTATGGACGCTTACGGCCGTAGCTCAACAAACGAGACTTGTTGCTGCGGTTGTCGTCCCCTAGATTGCTTCGACGCCTTGGAGTTGTAGTCTCATGGATTGCCCGCAAGGATGGCCCGAACAGGTAGTTCGTGTCCAGGCCTTGTCCGACAGCGGTCTGATGACGATTCCAGACCTGTACGTCAAGCCGCCGGCCGAGCGCCCGTCGGTTGGTAACGGTGGTGACGTTACGTCCGACATCCCGGTCATCGAACTGGGGGGGCTGGCGGAGGGCGCGGCGGAGTGCCGCGCCACCATCCGCGCCGTGGGGGACGCGTGCAGCGAGTGGGGATTCTTCCAGGTGGTGAACCATGGGGTAAGCCCGGACCTCGTCGCCAGGGTCCGGGAGGTGTGGCGGGCCTTCTTCCATCTCCCTATGGAGGAGAAGCAAGCTTACGCTAATGACCCCAAGACTTACGAGGGCTACGGCAGCCGTGTCGGCGTCGAAAAGGGTGCCATATTGGACTGGGGTGACTActtcttcctccacctcctccccgAATCCATCAAGAACCAGAACAAGTGGCCTGCCCTGCCATCGTCTTGCAGGTACGGTACACTCCATTGTCATATAACAGTACTAGTAACGACGGAAAACCATAGTATTCATGGACATGCATGCGCGTGATCGAGCAGGGAGACGGTGCAAGAGTATGCAGATGAGTTAGCGAAGCTGTGTGGGACGCTGATGAAGGCGCTGTCCATAAGCTTAGGCCTGGACGTGGAGCAGCTGCAGACCGCCTTCGGAGGGGACGCCGTCGGCGCCTGCCTCCGCGTGAACTACTACCCAAGGTGCCCGCAGCCGGAGCTCACCCTCGGCCTCTCCGCCCACTCCGATCCCGGTGGCCTCACCATCCTCCTCGCCGACGACTGCGTCAACGGTCTCCAAGTCCGCAGAGGCGACGACTGGGTCACCGTCCAGCCCATCCCCGGCGCTTTCATCGTCAACGTCGGCGACCAGATTCAGGTATAGCCCCGATCCACCTTGTGGCGGTACGTGTGTCGTGCATCTCTTAGCGACTACTTTGTTCGTTGATGGTTATGTTGGTTTCTTAACCATCTGTCAGTATCTTATTTACGTATGGCCATTCGGATGCACGAGTCCGACATCCCCCATTCCCTCTGTGGATGACGCGAGGTTTTGTCTTCATATACCGTGTGCTTCGTCCTACCTAGTTTTGGACGCTTGCCGCCATCGCTGTTCGCCCTCTGGCGGTGGTGATCGATAGCTATCTTAATCTTTGGTCACCATCCGAAACACATGGGCCGGGTTGACCGTAGCACAGTGACTTACAAAACAAGTCTACCTAAGCCGCTCACGTCGGATGCGATGCACACGATGGACGTGGAAACGGCAGCAGCAGGTTTAACCTGCGTTTCATTTGGTTGCAGGTTCTGAGTAACGCAGTGTACAGGAGCGTGGAACACCGAGTGGTGGTGAACGCAGCACAGGAGCGGCTCTCGCTGGCCTTCTTCTACAATCCGAGGAGCGACATAGCGATCGCACCGGTGAGCAAGCTGGTGACGCCGGAGCGGCCGCAGCTGTACCGGCCGATGACCTTCGACGAGTATCGTCTGTACATCAGGAAGAAGGGGCCGAAGGGGAAGTCGCAGGTGGAGTCATTGAAGGCTCAGAGTGTTAATTGATCAGGTGTACGTCATCTGCTTGCTGTGATATGTCCACATGTAGCGAGCCATGATTGCAGATCTTGCTTGGGTTATACTATATATACGTACATGTCGAAGTTGTTGGGAGGTAAAGAAATAATTCAGAAATGAATAAATAATATGTCAGAAAATCCATATAAGACTTAAATATCATTTCACAAATCTCACGTACGTTGAAAGAAGCTTTAtcgaagaagtgaagaagcttaAATGCATTAATATGTCCCTCTATTTATACGGATTAGAAGAGAGGATTTCTCTCAACATAATAGAGGATTTATctcgacagaataaaaagattaaTTACCGATATTGCTCTTCGATAATGACGttgaattttcattttttttgtctGTAAATATGTGatatcttataaaaaaaaattcaaaaatttatTAGGTTCCAACAGATTAAATCGACACATAATTGTGACAAAGAAAAGATGCATGCCGAATACACCTAATGACATGTAGCATGAGAAACCAATCCCTCAAGAACAAGATGTCGATCAAACCAGTGTTCTTTCTTTCTGTAACACTTTGACAAGCGATGAACTCTTTGCTAACATCTTCAAGACAAGTGGGCCGAGTTAATTACCACGTCACATTCTCTTTGATCATTCACTAAGTTTTACAATGCCGAACTCTAATCCATCCAATAAATGGAAATGctcttttgtttgttcttgtgatAACCACGGTTTAAGGACAGAGCAAAGAAGAGCTCAGCCATAAAGGAGGGGCAGAACTAAAGAATGATTAAGCAGTACGACTTTTTACTCGTAGCGAGTCAATCTCTGTTCGAGCATTAATGCATGCCGACATCTTCTTCTTTGAACCCACGAATAATCTTCTATCTTCAATCATGCCAGTACGAAGTGTATGTGAATCTTTAATGGTTCATCATGGTCGGCATGATGAACCATATTAACAAGACTTTTGATGAGGTCAACGACCCTTCGAGCAATCTCCAAACGACTCGAGCAGTAAACAACGGGTGGAGCCAACATTCTTAAAGCTCCATCCACTGAATCGAGACGTCACTCACAAGCTTCAACAACGCTGCTTTGATTaatcctgagagagagagagagagagagagagagagagagagagagagattccagGCTCTGCTGACACAGTTAATGAAGAGGTTTCTGTGGACTCCAATGGATTTCGCCACTGGCCATGTGGAGGGAACCCCTCATCGTCTGCAAGCTGATCATGAGACCCAACTTCTCTCCGCATGCAATGAATCAGAGTTCTATAAGCTTCACCGGTCCTTTCTACAAATAAAATAGGAAGGTCATGAGATGCCGACCTCCGATTGCTTTCAGTAAAGCATGGAGTGCTCCTCCTCCGTCGCAATAGATGCCGCCGACATGTCAACCTAAGATTCTACTCAAAGCTGGCAGTTGTCGACACACTTCCGCCTTCTTTGTCAAGGCTTCCCGCGTTGTGTGGTGTTCAATGGTATATGTGCAGGTTTACAAGTCTTCCCAATATTTTCACGTTGCACTTTCTAGTCTATAAGCCTTAAGTCTTCGTGTAGCATGTGAAGTCCGAGATGTGGGGGATGAAATGTCGTTCTGTGCTCGTTGCTCAGTTGATGGCTTTGGCTTTTCTTATCAGGATGGCTTTGACCGGTTACCGAAGAGACTTGTTTGTTTGGTTCTGTACTTTTAATGATGAGCGAACCATAATGCAATCAGATCAAGGGTCGGtcggttggggggggggggggagaaaagACAACAATAGCAGTGgaagtaaagagagagagagagagaaggggaaagGGAATTAGCGGAAAAGTCTATAGTATTAGGTTTTTATTAGCTGGTATCTGCATAGTTAATATTTACTCACGGACGTCCCtttgataatatttttgaatCGATCTGTTTTACACCTATAGATTCATGGGCCGATTTGATCCAATCTAACCATTTTGGATCGAAtcgaattgaattgaattgaattttGTTGAATATATGAAACATATGAGTATAATCAAGATATCCTCATcaaatcaatcttttttttttcctaaaataCTAGACATGATTTTAAGGTAtttaacatttatttatttatttattttttataattttagggTGAATAAATTTttgaataatatatttttgaTTGAATTGATGATAAACTATAATTAGTTAAATTTTCACTAAATctttctaaacttctttagtattaCTAAGTGAGATATAATATATTTAGTattgtttttctattttatataaatttagagTGTTATTTTTGAAATAAGATAGTTTTAAGTTGAATTTGTGATTGATTGTAACTCGAGTATAACTCCTTATAATTTTTGTTAAATCTATCTAAACATATCTAGAACTGCAATGACGAGATATAATATATCTAGTATATTTTTTTTCGTAtgaattaataataattaatttttaaaaataatattatttttgtgttGAATGATCAACTTGAGTGTAACTTCTTTTTAAAATAAACCGTTAGAATGAAGAGCAGGTAACATTCGAGTTGAAGTGGGATAATAAGGAGGAAAAGGTGAAGAGGAGAAtgagaaagaggagagaggaggCAATGATGGAGTTGGGAGtggatgatgaggaggaggaagtcTAAGGGGTCGGGAAGGAGATGGTCATAGCAAAGGATAAGGAGGAGGAGACGGAGATGATGGAGTAGTAGGAGGAGAAAGACGGTAATAAGAAGGGTGCGGAGGAGAAAGTCAATGAGGATGAGAAGGataaggaggaggagatggagatgaTGGAGTGGAAGGAGGAAGAAGCTAATAAATAGGAAGGAAGTGGAGGAGAAAGTCAATGAGGATGAGAAGAAGATAGGTAGAGATAATAGtttgaaaaaaattagaaaacaaTCTAGTTAAAATTTAGTTGAATTAATCTAGTCGGATTTAACTAAAAAAATCGATTCAATCTTAAAAATTCTAAGCCAACCATAGTTGAGGATAGTCACAGTCTTTTTATCATCGAAgatgtttttaataaaaaaaaccctttgataaaaatcaaaatatgaAAACAGCATCTTATAAAAATCTATCAGTAAAAGACTTTTTTTCGGTAAATTATCCCCAAAAGAAATCTTTTTATCGAGAGGAGTCAACACTACCCGATTACTCATTTCTGATGTCTAAGTTGACTTTCTTTTATGAGTGCTCCCAACACTAATTTAAAGAACGATTCAACTCTTCAATGGCATAGAAAGAACACGCTTGTATTCCACAAAAGAAAAGCTTGCATCAAAGGGCATATACTACAAGTGTAAGTCATGCCCCCTGGGGCTGGCAGTGCCTGACGCCCCTATCCCATGAGACTCTTTAAACTTCCGGTACCTACATATGCCCCTCTCAAGCTAAAGGGGCTGTGTCATATGCCACACTAGTAATAACAAGAGCCGAGACATTATACAtgtacaaaaataataataataaaaaaaacaaaaaaccccTCATTTCATGGAGAACTTCTGAAAGCATATTAACACTTCATTTTGGGAAAAAGAaagtttggaaaaaaaaaatagttttataCAAAGCTGTATGAAGTATGTCGTCCCACAAATAACGTCTATTTACAAATTAACAGGATAACCGAGTGACCTAATAATCATCCAAGACAGACTTATTGCTCCAGCAAACAACCGTTCTGAGCGGAGGCCTTGCAGATTGGGCACGCATTCTTGATCAGTAACCATTTCTTAATACAACAAGCATGGAAATCATGTCCACAACTCAATCTTCCAAGACAATCTTTTCCCTTGTATGTTTCCTGTTCATGATATAGAATAGAATATAACAATCAGGTTAAGTAGCAAAAGACAGGTTCTGTGGTCAACGTAGAAATATGTTTTCTACTTGTGCTTGCACAAGATGGAAAATGTCTGATGAAATGATTTATTAAACCTCACCAGGCATATCGTGCAGCGTCCTTTCTCATGGTCACCCAGCGTTTGATCTGAACAGTAAATTGCCTCCATCAAGCATCTGGAGATGGCAACTTCTGATAGACCCGTGTTCACGTTACCAATCCGTTCTTCCAAAGCAAGAAGATCCTACAAAATAAAAGAGTAGATATTGGATCGATTTAGGCAAAAATCACTACATCGCAAGTACTGGATTATGCAAAACTCTCTTTACCTCATAGCTCATGTTATCTATGTCTAGTCTCATGTCATGATGCTCATCAAACAAATTTCTGGAATCATACAAGGTTGACCGATCCATCACAGCTAGAGTCTGCAATGTCAATGCATGACAAATTATTCTCCTCTGATACGAGTAAAGAGGAAGAAATTATTTCTGCAATAATAGCATCATAGTTTATTCTCTGGTGATCAGAACTTCACCTCTGATGCCCATCTACTGTGGCCGATGCCCTCATCCCCATCATCACGAATCCTTATGCTCCCATTCCTCTCATTCATATGCCCTTGCAAAGAGGGATGCCCTGGATACCGTGGAGGGACAACTCTTCCCACTGCTGGTAGCCTAAAATCCACCAAATTGGCTTCCGAACCCACAGATTGGTAGCTTGAGTTGGCCCTATACGATGTTCTTTGGCTATAGGAACTGCGATCCACCATTAAGTCAGGCGAAGGCCAACCTGGAATGAGAAAGAAGTTGCGACGACCATCTATATCCACAGCAATGTTGGTGGCATGGCGTCCAGGCAACTGGTTCATCTCATGATTGAAGGAGCCAATCCCTGCAATATGTAGGTCACATTAGAAAACAATTTATTATCACCATATGCTACAAAGTGACAAAAGTGTATATACAAAGGACAAAGGTGGTAATTGGACAAACCTGAAGACATAAGCCTTATATGGGGATCCAGAGGCACAGGAGCAAGGTTCACACCAGAAGTATTTGCTAGTGGATGAAAATGGTCAGAGAAGTTGCTGGATGAATGGTTTGTCAACGAGATGTTACCAGGATGAAGCACACTGGCAGGTCTACTTCTAACATTCCAGTGATCTTCCTCAGAAGATAGCAGATTGTTGCTTCTGTAACTAGAGGCCATGTTGACAGGATCCCGTAGGAAACAATGAGgacctaatgtatgtgttgattcTAAAAGCCCAGTCGAAACAGGACGATTGGAAGAACTTGCATCACTACGATGTCCATTTGTGCTTCCACTGTCAGGAAAAGTTTGGATGGTCGGCATTTTCCTTTTATATGTTGCTCCATCATAGTCTGTGGGAGGGTTAATCGTGCCATTAATATCCCCAACAGTGACTTGGTTGAAGCAAGGTTCATGCAGGACATAATATGGTGGAAATTGACTAGAGCTGCGAACAGATGGATAAGGCGTGTAAGATTCCTGAGCCATTCGTGAATTAGCTCTTACATAGCAGGGAGCCTCTATGTTAAAATTTGGCATGACAGGATAATTTGCTGCAGACGCAGGATTAGCAAATGCCACAGAATTTGGTCCACAAACTGCAATATTTTCAGGAGATATGAAAGTACCAGGTCCTGCAAACAGATTTAAAGGAATAAACTGAATTACTTGTTAAAAATTGActatcatgatgaaatattgattCATAAAACTGATCAATCACCCAAGTTTGACCGAGGATCAGGGTGTGGATGATTCCATATTTGCTCTTGATCCCTCACAGACATCTGAGGTTGACCAACCAAGTGTCTATGTTCCATAGCCTCTTTGTCAAACTAAAATCAGCATCAACTCtgtaaaaattaaaagaaattagtctaataattagattttacatGTAAAAGGAAATTTTGATAACAGGCCTTTTGCTTGACTAGTTTGTAATCAAAATTCGAAATCCCTGTTGAACCAAGATTTTATTCCCACTCCTGAAGTT from Musa acuminata AAA Group cultivar baxijiao chromosome BXJ2-11, Cavendish_Baxijiao_AAA, whole genome shotgun sequence encodes:
- the LOC135626410 gene encoding jasmonate-induced oxygenase 1-like, with product MDCPQGWPEQVVRVQALSDSGLMTIPDLYVKPPAERPSVGNGGDVTSDIPVIELGGLAEGAAECRATIRAVGDACSEWGFFQVVNHGVSPDLVARVREVWRAFFHLPMEEKQAYANDPKTYEGYGSRVGVEKGAILDWGDYFFLHLLPESIKNQNKWPALPSSCRETVQEYADELAKLCGTLMKALSISLGLDVEQLQTAFGGDAVGACLRVNYYPRCPQPELTLGLSAHSDPGGLTILLADDCVNGLQVRRGDDWVTVQPIPGAFIVNVGDQIQVLSNAVYRSVEHRVVVNAAQERLSLAFFYNPRSDIAIAPVSKLVTPERPQLYRPMTFDEYRLYIRKKGPKGKSQVESLKAQSVN
- the LOC135585059 gene encoding probable E3 ubiquitin-protein ligase ZFP1, giving the protein MEHRHLVGQPQMSVRDQEQIWNHPHPDPRSNLGPGTFISPENIAVCGPNSVAFANPASAANYPVMPNFNIEAPCYVRANSRMAQESYTPYPSVRSSSQFPPYYVLHEPCFNQVTVGDINGTINPPTDYDGATYKRKMPTIQTFPDSGSTNGHRSDASSSNRPVSTGLLESTHTLGPHCFLRDPVNMASSYRSNNLLSSEEDHWNVRSRPASVLHPGNISLTNHSSSNFSDHFHPLANTSGVNLAPVPLDPHIRLMSSGIGSFNHEMNQLPGRHATNIAVDIDGRRNFFLIPGWPSPDLMVDRSSYSQRTSYRANSSYQSVGSEANLVDFRLPAVGRVVPPRYPGHPSLQGHMNERNGSIRIRDDGDEGIGHSRWASETLAVMDRSTLYDSRNLFDEHHDMRLDIDNMSYEDLLALEERIGNVNTGLSEVAISRCLMEAIYCSDQTLGDHEKGRCTICLETYKGKDCLGRLSCGHDFHACCIKKWLLIKNACPICKASAQNGCLLEQ